A region from the Bubalus kerabau isolate K-KA32 ecotype Philippines breed swamp buffalo chromosome 12, PCC_UOA_SB_1v2, whole genome shotgun sequence genome encodes:
- the GJA3 gene encoding gap junction alpha-3 protein, whose protein sequence is MGDWSFLGRLLENAQEHSTVIGKVWLTVLFIFRILVLGAAAEEVWGDEQSDFTCNTQQPGCENVCYDRAFPISHVRFWVLQIIFVSTPTLIYLGHVLHLLRMEEKRKEREEEPPKAAGPEGHQDPAPVRDDRGKVRIAGALLRTYVFNIIFKTLFEVGFIAGQYFLYGFQLKPLYRCDRWPCPNTVDCFISRPTEKTIFILFMLAVACVSLLLNVLEIYHLGWKKLKQGMTSPFRPDTPVSRAGSVKPVGGSPLLLPPNSAPPAVTIGFPPYYAPSASSLGQASAPGYPEPPPPAALPGTPGTPGGGGNQGLRAPAQNWANREAEPQTSARKPSPPAPTPPAAESPGGGPQQSLPEGAAGSSGDSDGEGAVTAVELHAPPEPPADPGRSSKASKSSGGRARAGDLAI, encoded by the coding sequence ATGGGCGACTGGAGCTTCCTGGGGAGACTCCTAGAGAACGCCCAGGAGCACTCCACTGTCATCGGCAAGGTCTGGCTGACGGTGCTGTTCATCTTCAGGATTCTGGTGCTGGGGGCCGCGGCCGAAGAGGTGTGGGGGGACGAGCAGTCGGACTTCACCTGCAACACGCAGCAGCCCGGCTGCGAGAACGTGTGCTACGACCGCGCCTTCCCCATCTCGCATGTGCGATTCTGGGTGCTGCAGATCATTTTCGTGTCCACGCCCACGCTCATCTACCTGGGCCACGTGCTGCACCTGTTGCGCATGGAAGAGAAGCGGAAGGAGCGTGAGGAGGAGCCGCCGAAGGCCGCCGGCCCGGAGGGGCACCAGGACCCGGCCCCGGTGCGCGACGACCGCGGCAAGGTGCGCATCGCCGGCGCCCTGCTCCGCACCTACGTCTTCAACATCATCTTCAAGACGCTGTTCGAGGTGGGCTTCATCGCCGGGCAGTACTTCCTGTACGGCTTCCAGTTGAAGCCGCTATACCGCTGCGACCGCTGGCCCTGTCCCAACACGGTGGACTGCTTCATCTCACGGCCCACGGAGAAGACCATCTTCATCCTCTTCATGCTGGCCGTGGCCTGCGTGTCCCTGCTCCTCAACGTGCTGGAGATCTACcacctgggctggaagaagctgaAACAGGGGATGACCAGCCCCTTCCGCCCGGACACCCCTGTTTCCAGGGCGGGGTCCGTAAAGCCGGTGGGGGGgagccccctcctcctgccccccaactcCGCCCCGCCCGCCGTCACCATCGGGTTCCCGCCCTACTACGcgccctctgcctcctccctgggGCAGGCATCTGCCCCAGGCTACCCCGAGCCGCCCCCTCCCGCGGCCCTGCCCGGGACCCCCGGCACCCCCGGTGGCGGCGGCAACCAGGGCCTGCGCGCCCCGGCGCAGAACTGGGCCAACCGTGAGGCCGAGCCGCAGACTTCGGCTAGGAAGCCCTCTCCTCCCGCGCCGACGCCGCCTGCAGCCGAGAGCCCCGGCGGTGGCCCCCAGCAGTCCCTTCCGGAGGGCGCGGCGGGGAGCTCGGGCGACAGCGACGGGGAGGGGGCGGTGACGGCCGTGGAGCTGCACGCGCCCCCAGAGCCCCCCGCAGACCCCGGCCGGTCCAGCAAGGCCAGTAAGTCCAGCGGCGGCC
- the GJB2 gene encoding gap junction beta-2 protein: MDWGALHTILGGVNKHSTSIGKIWLTVLFVFRVMILVVAAKEVWGDEQADFVCNTLQPGCKNVCYDHYFPISHIRLWALQLIFVSTPALLVAMHVAYYRHEKKRKFIRGEIKTEFKDIEEIKKQKVRIEGSLWWTYTGSIFFRVIFEAAFMYVFYVMYDGFAMQRLVKCNAWPCPNTVDCFVSRPTEKTVFTVFMIAVSGICILLNVTELCYLLIRFCSGKSKKPV, translated from the coding sequence ATGGACTGGGGCGCACTGCACACGATCCTGGGGGGTGTGAACAAGCACTCCACCAGCATCGGCAAGATCTGGCTGACCGTCCTCTTCGTCTTCCGAGTCATGATCTTGGTGGTGGCCGCCAAGGAGGTGTGGGGGGATGAGCAGGCCGACTTCGTGTGCAACACCCTGCAGCCCGGGTGCAAGAACGTGTGCTATGACCACTACTTCCCCATCTCGCACATCCGGCTCTGGGCGCTGCAGCTCATCTTTGTGTCCACGCCCGCCCTGCTGGTGGCCATGCATGTGGCCTACTACAGGCACGAGAAGAAGCGCAAGTTCATCAGGGGAGAGATAAAGACCGAGTTCAAGGACATTGAAGAGATCAAGAAGCAAAAGGTCCGGATCGAGGGTTCTCTGTGGTGGACCTACACGGGCAGCATCTTCTTCCGCGTCATCTTCGAGGCTGCCTTCATGTATGTCTTCTACGTGATGTATGATGGCTTCGCCATGCAGCGCCTGGTGAAGTGCAATGCCTGGCCCTGCCCCAACACGGTGGACTGCTTCGTGTCCAGGCCCACAGAGAAGACCGTCTTCACGGTCTTCATGATTGCAGTGTCTGGAATTTGCATCCTGCTCAATGTCACTGAGCTGTGTTACTTGCTGATTCGATTTTGTTCCGGAAAGTCCAAAAAACCAGTGTAA